A single window of Thalassomonas viridans DNA harbors:
- a CDS encoding transglycosylase SLT domain-containing protein: protein MERFGLGRVLLLASVLLLPIQESKATRVQPTDPQRKIFLQAEKHLWQPASARYQELYQQLHYYPLQPYLDQQRLIKRANLKHLEEIDNFLATYKGTPLDWPLRKKWLNYLAKRNQQALFLKYYTPTSNAALQCQQLSFRLNAGHSEQEVLAQVTKLWLVGKSQDKKCDPLFKRWQEAGYRTPDIVWQRLSLAANGGKHTLIPYLTGLLPENERYLGRLWHKVRRDPAYITRIGRFKEKSAKEAQIMAYGLKRLVWRAPKRALATYQKASKQFSFTEEQDQEIIVKFALALSSKNHKQAQVWLDKVAESSLSNTMIQWRLAQVLKQKDSEQLKSELVALPEQYKSELKWKYWYARSLIDTGDVATGESLLQELARERHYYGFLAAGYLKLPVNLQDKPLEISDDEKKAVLTHLAAKRAFELFHLQRFNQARREWNYWLSNLNDREKLVAAKVAYEAGWFDRAIFTLAQVGYLDDVDLRFPLAFDNQIIQHAKNNEINPAWAFAITRRESSFMTDANSSAGAKGLMQVMPNTAKQLEKRKVSKRYLFNAENNIGLGTKYLKFLLDKNKGNSVLATASYNAGPHRVKRWLKNSVTLPADAWIETIPFKETRDYVKSVLAYQQIYQSQVGQQGSLFDDLSDMHISE from the coding sequence ATGGAAAGGTTTGGACTTGGCCGGGTATTGTTGTTGGCCAGTGTGTTGTTACTGCCGATACAGGAAAGTAAGGCGACCCGGGTGCAGCCAACCGATCCGCAGCGGAAAATATTTCTCCAGGCAGAAAAACATTTGTGGCAGCCGGCTTCGGCCCGGTACCAGGAATTGTACCAGCAGCTGCATTATTATCCGCTTCAGCCCTACCTGGACCAGCAAAGGTTGATCAAGCGCGCCAACCTGAAGCACCTGGAGGAAATCGATAACTTCCTCGCCACCTATAAGGGGACTCCCCTGGATTGGCCCCTGCGGAAAAAATGGCTGAACTATCTGGCCAAACGTAATCAGCAGGCGCTGTTTCTGAAATATTATACCCCGACGTCCAATGCCGCTTTACAGTGCCAGCAGCTGAGTTTCCGCTTGAATGCCGGACACAGCGAGCAGGAGGTATTGGCCCAGGTCACTAAGCTGTGGCTGGTAGGAAAATCGCAGGATAAAAAATGTGATCCCTTGTTTAAGCGCTGGCAGGAAGCGGGTTACCGCACCCCGGATATTGTCTGGCAGCGTTTATCCCTGGCGGCGAACGGCGGCAAACACACCCTTATCCCTTACCTGACCGGCCTGTTGCCGGAAAATGAACGTTACCTTGGCCGCCTGTGGCATAAAGTCAGGCGGGATCCCGCCTATATTACCCGCATCGGCCGCTTTAAGGAAAAATCTGCCAAAGAAGCACAAATCATGGCTTACGGCTTAAAACGCCTGGTCTGGCGTGCGCCGAAAAGGGCGTTGGCGACCTACCAAAAAGCCAGCAAACAGTTTTCCTTTACCGAAGAGCAAGATCAGGAAATTATCGTTAAATTTGCCCTGGCATTGTCCAGTAAAAACCACAAGCAGGCCCAGGTATGGCTGGACAAGGTGGCGGAAAGCTCTTTGTCCAATACCATGATCCAATGGCGGCTGGCCCAGGTGCTGAAACAGAAAGACAGCGAGCAGCTCAAATCTGAGTTGGTGGCGCTGCCGGAGCAATACAAAAGCGAACTGAAATGGAAATACTGGTATGCCCGCAGCTTGATCGATACGGGGGATGTTGCCACCGGGGAAAGCCTGCTGCAGGAACTGGCGCGTGAGCGGCATTATTATGGTTTCCTGGCGGCAGGCTACCTGAAATTGCCGGTGAACTTGCAGGACAAACCGCTGGAGATTTCCGACGATGAAAAAAAGGCGGTATTAACCCACCTGGCGGCCAAGCGGGCGTTTGAGTTGTTTCACCTGCAAAGGTTTAATCAGGCCCGGCGGGAATGGAATTATTGGCTGTCGAACCTGAATGACAGGGAAAAACTGGTAGCGGCTAAGGTGGCTTATGAAGCCGGCTGGTTTGACCGGGCCATCTTTACCCTGGCGCAAGTGGGCTATTTAGATGATGTTGATTTAAGGTTCCCGCTTGCTTTCGACAACCAGATTATCCAGCATGCGAAAAACAACGAGATCAATCCTGCCTGGGCCTTTGCCATTACCCGGCGGGAAAGCTCCTTTATGACGGATGCCAATTCCTCGGCGGGGGCCAAGGGCCTGATGCAGGTAATGCCCAATACCGCCAAGCAGCTGGAAAAGCGTAAAGTCTCGAAAAGGTATTTATTTAATGCCGAAAACAATATAGGTTTAGGCACCAAATACCTGAAATTTTTGCTGGATAAAAACAAAGGTAATTCCGTGCTGGCTACCGCCTCTTATAATGCCGGTCCCCACAGGGTGAAAAGGTGGCTGAAAAACAGCGTGACTCTGCCTGCCGATGCCTGGATTGAAACCATTCCCTTTAAAGAAACCCGGGATTATGTCAAAAGCGTACTGGCCTACCAGCAAATCTATCAATCCCAGGTGGGGCAGCAAGGTTCCCTGTTTGACGATCTCAGCGATATGCACATCAGTGAATAA
- the tusA gene encoding sulfurtransferase TusA — protein MSSAKFEQANHTLDTLGLRCPEPVMMVRMNIRKIAVGETLLIEADDPSTTRDIPSFCRFMEHELVAQETESAPYRYLIKKCQ, from the coding sequence ATGTCTTCAGCCAAATTTGAACAAGCCAACCATACTCTAGATACCTTGGGATTACGTTGTCCGGAACCCGTGATGATGGTGCGTATGAATATCCGTAAAATCGCCGTAGGTGAAACCTTGCTTATTGAAGCAGACGACCCCTCCACCACCCGGGATATTCCCAGTTTTTGCCGTTTTATGGAACATGAGTTAGTGGCGCAGGAAACCGAATCGGCTCCCTACCGCTATTTGATTAAGAAGTGCCAGTAA
- a CDS encoding TrkH family potassium uptake protein: protein MQYKNIIRILGLLVTLLSVTMLPPAFVSLIYRDGGGVSFLMGFILCLITGILSWYPNRAEKGDLRAREGFLIVVLFWTVLASFSAIPLLLLEEPNLSMADAFFESFSGLTTTGATILTHIDELPHAVLYYRQQLQWLGGMGIIVLAVAVLPMLGIGGMQLYRAETPGPVKDSKMTPRIADTAKHLWYIYLSLTIACALAYWVVGMSVFDAICHAFSTIAIGGFSTHDASMGYFNSPQINLVCVFFLVIAGVNFALHYAVVQSRSLKNYLFDPEFKVFIAIQVALTLICFAVLMMTGTYNDADVALDQALFQSVSISTTAGFATTSFADWPTLLPILLIFASFIGGCAGSTGGGMKVVRVLLLYLQGIRELNKLVHPKAVFTIKLGKKPLPDRVVEAVWGFFSAYAAVFVICMLLLLAAGVDDITAFTAVAACLNNLGPGLGEVASNFAGLNDFSKWVLILAMLFGRLEIFTLLVLFTPAFWRS, encoded by the coding sequence GTGCAATATAAAAATATCATCCGTATTCTGGGTCTGTTAGTGACCTTGCTCAGCGTTACTATGCTGCCGCCGGCGTTTGTTTCTTTGATCTACCGTGACGGCGGTGGTGTTTCGTTTTTGATGGGCTTTATCCTGTGCCTGATCACAGGCATTTTATCCTGGTATCCCAACCGGGCGGAGAAAGGCGATCTCAGGGCAAGGGAAGGTTTCCTGATTGTGGTTCTGTTCTGGACGGTATTGGCAAGCTTCTCGGCGATCCCGCTGCTCTTGCTGGAAGAACCCAACCTGTCGATGGCGGATGCTTTTTTTGAGTCCTTTTCCGGGTTAACCACGACCGGGGCCACTATCCTGACCCATATCGATGAACTGCCCCACGCGGTGCTGTACTACCGCCAGCAGCTGCAATGGCTGGGGGGCATGGGGATCATTGTTCTGGCGGTCGCGGTATTACCTATGTTAGGTATCGGGGGCATGCAGCTGTACCGGGCGGAAACCCCGGGGCCAGTTAAAGACTCGAAAATGACCCCCAGGATAGCCGATACCGCCAAACATCTCTGGTACATCTACTTATCTCTGACCATAGCCTGTGCTTTGGCCTACTGGGTGGTGGGCATGTCGGTGTTTGACGCTATCTGCCATGCCTTCTCCACTATCGCTATCGGCGGTTTTTCTACCCATGATGCCAGCATGGGGTATTTTAACAGCCCGCAAATTAACCTGGTATGCGTGTTCTTTTTGGTGATTGCCGGCGTCAACTTTGCCCTGCATTATGCCGTGGTGCAAAGCCGCTCTTTAAAGAATTATCTGTTCGATCCCGAGTTTAAAGTCTTTATCGCCATTCAGGTGGCACTGACCCTGATTTGTTTCGCTGTATTGATGATGACGGGCACCTACAATGATGCCGATGTCGCCCTGGACCAGGCCCTGTTCCAGTCGGTTTCCATCAGCACCACGGCAGGCTTTGCCACCACGTCATTTGCCGACTGGCCGACCTTGTTGCCGATATTACTGATTTTTGCCAGCTTTATTGGCGGCTGTGCCGGCAGTACCGGCGGTGGCATGAAGGTCGTACGTGTACTGCTGTTGTACCTGCAGGGGATACGCGAGTTAAATAAGCTGGTGCACCCCAAGGCGGTATTTACCATTAAACTGGGGAAAAAGCCTTTGCCGGACAGGGTGGTGGAAGCCGTTTGGGGCTTCTTCTCTGCCTACGCGGCGGTGTTTGTGATCTGTATGTTGCTGCTTCTGGCGGCCGGAGTAGATGATATTACCGCTTTTACCGCTGTCGCTGCCTGCCTGAACAACCTGGGCCCAGGATTGGGCGAAGTGGCGTCCAATTTTGCCGGGCTTAATGATTTCAGTAAATGGGTGCTGATACTGGCTATGTTGTTCGGGCGTCTGGAAATATTTACCTTGCTGGTGCTCTTTACCCCGGCTTTTTGGCGCTCTTAA
- a CDS encoding YigZ family protein codes for MAASYNIAAGEVIDETIVTRSRFICYLRPCTSPEQAKAFVRELQQLHPQANHHCYAFVFGAPNDSQSYGFSDDGEPTGTAGKPMLAVLQGGGIGQICAVVVRYFGGTKLGTGGLQRAYGNSVRQALALMPTEIKVPKVTKALACQYGQVDDILHLLAQVKGEVTGQLYSEQVNLTLAIPEAQLALFQQKLSTLSSGQLTLISVDQ; via the coding sequence ATGGCCGCCAGCTATAACATAGCGGCGGGCGAGGTCATAGATGAAACCATAGTGACCCGCAGCCGTTTTATCTGTTATCTCAGGCCCTGTACTTCTCCGGAGCAGGCCAAGGCCTTTGTCCGGGAATTGCAGCAGCTGCATCCCCAGGCCAACCATCATTGCTATGCTTTTGTGTTCGGCGCCCCAAACGACAGCCAGAGTTATGGCTTTTCCGATGACGGCGAACCCACAGGCACCGCCGGCAAACCTATGCTGGCGGTATTGCAGGGAGGAGGGATCGGCCAGATTTGTGCCGTGGTGGTACGCTATTTCGGCGGCACTAAGTTAGGCACGGGCGGTTTGCAAAGGGCCTATGGCAACAGCGTCCGTCAGGCGCTTGCTTTGATGCCGACAGAAATTAAGGTGCCTAAAGTGACCAAGGCACTGGCATGTCAGTATGGCCAGGTGGATGATATCCTGCATTTACTGGCACAGGTAAAGGGAGAAGTTACCGGGCAGCTGTACAGCGAACAGGTGAATCTGACTCTGGCAATTCCCGAGGCGCAACTGGCTTTGTTTCAGCAAAAACTGTCTACCTTATCGTCGGGACAATTGACACTGATATCCGTAGACCAGTAG
- the fmt gene encoding methionyl-tRNA formyltransferase, with translation MSKALNIIFAGTPDFAAEHLKALIASEHNVVAVYCPVDRPAGRGKKLTACATKVLAMEHNIPVEQPLNFKAVEDQQKLAGYQADVMVVVAYGLLLPTEILETPRLGCINVHGSLLPEWRGAAPIQRSLEAGDAQTGVTIMQMDKGLDTGDMILKASCPITDTDTSATLYNKLAELGPKALLDTLTLMAGDSYPREKQDDDKATYAAKLDKAEAELDWQLSAAELHRKIRAYIPWPVAQFTYHENGKEHKVRIWQASVLDKTSDKLPGTILAAGKTGIEVATGNGVLNLESLQLPGKKALAAQDILNGRGDWFSPGNNITGEAEAGKSKG, from the coding sequence TTGTCCAAAGCATTAAATATTATCTTTGCCGGAACCCCGGATTTTGCCGCCGAACACTTAAAAGCCCTTATAGCTTCAGAGCATAATGTCGTTGCTGTCTATTGCCCAGTGGACAGACCCGCCGGCAGGGGGAAAAAGTTAACCGCCTGCGCTACCAAAGTGCTGGCAATGGAGCACAATATCCCGGTAGAGCAGCCGCTTAACTTCAAAGCAGTTGAGGACCAGCAAAAACTGGCCGGTTACCAGGCGGATGTGATGGTGGTTGTGGCTTATGGCCTGCTATTACCAACCGAGATCCTGGAAACCCCGAGACTGGGCTGTATCAATGTGCACGGCTCTCTGCTGCCGGAATGGCGCGGCGCGGCGCCGATCCAGCGCTCACTGGAAGCCGGGGATGCACAAACCGGGGTCACTATAATGCAAATGGACAAGGGCCTGGATACCGGGGATATGATCTTAAAGGCGAGCTGCCCCATCACAGACACAGATACCAGCGCGACCTTGTATAACAAACTGGCGGAACTCGGCCCCAAAGCCCTGCTCGATACCCTGACACTGATGGCCGGCGACAGCTACCCCAGAGAAAAACAGGATGACGACAAAGCCACCTACGCTGCCAAGCTGGATAAAGCCGAAGCCGAACTCGACTGGCAGCTGAGCGCAGCCGAACTGCACAGAAAAATTCGCGCCTACATCCCCTGGCCCGTCGCCCAGTTCACTTACCATGAAAACGGCAAGGAGCATAAAGTACGTATCTGGCAGGCCAGTGTGTTGGATAAAACCAGCGACAAGTTACCCGGCACTATTTTGGCCGCCGGTAAAACGGGCATTGAAGTGGCCACAGGCAACGGGGTACTGAACCTGGAAAGCCTGCAGCTGCCGGGCAAAAAAGCCTTGGCGGCACAGGATATTTTAAACGGCCGCGGCGACTGGTTCAGCCCGGGGAACAATATCACCGGCGAAGCAGAAGCCGGCAAGAGCAAGGGGTAA
- the pepQ gene encoding Xaa-Pro dipeptidase — protein MTRLTALYPAHIAELQRRSATALSRENLDGLVIHSGQEIKVFLDDYGYPFKVNPHFKAWLPLVDIPNSWLIINGKDKPQLIYYQPVDFWHKVVELTDSYWNEFFDIKILSKATDVDQLLPYDKKGYAYIGAHLEVAKALGFEQINPEPLLNYLHYHRAYKTAYEQECMRQSNFVAVKGHQAAKEAFMQGKSEYDIQQAYLKATHHTDNETPYGNIVALNENASILHYTALNRNVPQHHKSFLLDAGANFNGYASDITRTYSFKQDKFTELITRMDKLMLTAVDGLKPGKSYVDLHVEIYREIGQVLNEFGFINTDADTAAETGIISTFFPHGLGHHLGLQTHDVGGFMADERGTHVNAPEEHAFLRTSRVIEANQVFTIEPGLYFIDSLLGDLKASAHAGLVNWSEVEAMMPYGGIRIEDNIIVHKSHNENMTRNCGLA, from the coding sequence ATGACAAGGTTAACAGCACTTTATCCGGCCCATATTGCAGAATTACAACGCCGGTCGGCAACGGCATTATCACGGGAAAACCTGGACGGGTTAGTGATCCATTCGGGACAGGAAATTAAAGTTTTCCTGGACGATTACGGCTACCCGTTTAAAGTGAACCCGCATTTTAAGGCCTGGTTACCTTTAGTGGATATTCCCAACAGTTGGCTGATCATTAACGGCAAAGACAAGCCGCAGCTGATTTATTACCAGCCGGTGGATTTCTGGCATAAAGTGGTGGAGCTGACCGACAGCTACTGGAATGAATTCTTCGATATCAAGATCCTGAGCAAAGCCACAGATGTCGATCAGCTGCTACCTTATGATAAAAAAGGCTATGCCTATATCGGCGCCCATCTTGAAGTGGCCAAAGCGCTGGGCTTTGAACAGATCAACCCTGAGCCCTTGCTGAACTACCTGCATTATCACAGAGCCTACAAAACCGCCTATGAGCAGGAATGTATGCGCCAGTCTAACTTTGTTGCGGTAAAAGGGCACCAGGCGGCGAAAGAAGCCTTCATGCAGGGGAAAAGCGAATATGATATCCAGCAGGCTTATTTGAAGGCGACGCACCATACAGACAACGAGACTCCTTACGGTAATATCGTGGCGTTAAACGAAAATGCCTCGATACTGCATTACACCGCGTTAAACCGTAATGTGCCCCAGCACCACAAGTCTTTCTTGCTTGATGCCGGCGCCAATTTTAACGGTTATGCCTCGGACATCACCCGGACTTACTCCTTTAAACAGGACAAGTTTACCGAGTTGATCACCCGTATGGACAAGCTGATGTTGACCGCCGTAGACGGCCTTAAGCCAGGTAAGAGTTATGTTGACCTGCATGTGGAAATCTACCGGGAGATCGGCCAGGTATTGAATGAATTCGGCTTTATCAACACGGACGCCGACACCGCAGCTGAAACCGGTATTATCAGCACTTTCTTCCCGCATGGCCTCGGCCATCACTTGGGACTGCAAACCCATGATGTCGGCGGCTTTATGGCGGACGAGCGCGGCACCCATGTCAATGCGCCGGAAGAGCATGCCTTCTTACGTACCTCAAGGGTTATCGAGGCCAACCAGGTCTTTACCATAGAGCCGGGCCTGTACTTTATCGATTCCCTGTTGGGGGATTTAAAAGCATCAGCGCATGCCGGACTGGTAAACTGGAGCGAAGTCGAAGCCATGATGCCATATGGCGGCATCCGCATCGAAGACAATATTATCGTGCACAAGTCACATAATGAGAATATGACCCGGAACTGCGGACTTGCCTGA
- the trkA gene encoding Trk system potassium transporter TrkA — protein sequence MKIIIIGAGQVGGTLAENLVGERNEISLVDIDHEKLHELQDKLDLQVVPGQGCYPEVLKKAGAEDADMIIAVTNDDATNMITCQIAYSLFNTPTKIARIRSNQILKYREQLFHNKDVPIDHIIAPEQLVTRDIAHLIDYPGALQVLEFAGGKVSLVAVKAYYGGLLVGHALSTLKEHIPNIDTRVAAIYRNGKPIRPLGTTVIEADDEVFFIAASIHIRAVMNELQKLEPAYKRIMIAGGGNIGAGLASILETNHQVKLIEHNPQRAAQLASELNDTLVFTGDSSDHELLLEEHIDQYDVFIAVTNDDEANIMSSLLAKKLGVRKTMVLIQRDAYVDLVHGSTIDIAISPQQATISALLTHVRKGAIDNVYSLRGGAAEAIEIVAKGDEHSSKVVGREIKSIKLPPGTTIGAIVRGDTVLIAHSNTMILEEDHVILFLVNKRYISDVEKLFQVGAIYF from the coding sequence ATGAAAATAATAATTATTGGTGCGGGACAGGTTGGCGGTACCCTGGCCGAAAACCTGGTAGGCGAGCGTAACGAAATTTCCCTGGTGGATATCGACCATGAAAAGCTGCATGAACTGCAGGATAAACTCGACCTGCAGGTGGTGCCTGGCCAGGGCTGCTATCCGGAAGTATTGAAAAAGGCCGGCGCGGAAGATGCGGATATGATTATCGCCGTGACCAATGACGACGCCACCAATATGATCACCTGCCAGATCGCCTATTCTTTGTTTAACACCCCCACCAAGATCGCCCGTATTCGCTCAAACCAGATATTAAAGTATCGGGAGCAGCTGTTTCACAATAAGGATGTACCGATCGACCATATTATTGCCCCAGAGCAGCTGGTTACCCGGGATATAGCCCACCTGATCGATTACCCGGGCGCCTTGCAGGTACTGGAGTTTGCGGGCGGTAAGGTCAGTTTAGTGGCGGTTAAAGCCTATTATGGCGGTTTGCTGGTGGGCCATGCCTTATCCACTTTAAAAGAGCATATTCCCAACATAGACACCCGGGTGGCGGCCATTTACCGTAACGGTAAACCTATACGCCCCTTGGGCACTACCGTGATTGAAGCCGATGATGAGGTTTTCTTTATTGCCGCCAGCATACATATCCGTGCGGTGATGAATGAGCTGCAAAAACTCGAACCCGCCTACAAGCGTATCATGATCGCCGGCGGCGGTAACATAGGCGCAGGCCTTGCCAGCATTTTGGAGACCAACCACCAGGTCAAGCTGATCGAGCATAACCCGCAGCGTGCCGCCCAGCTGGCTTCTGAGCTTAATGATACCCTGGTTTTCACCGGCGATTCTTCCGATCACGAGTTGCTGCTCGAAGAGCATATCGACCAGTACGATGTTTTTATTGCCGTCACCAACGACGACGAAGCCAACATCATGTCTTCGCTGCTGGCGAAAAAACTCGGAGTGCGTAAAACTATGGTGCTGATCCAACGGGATGCCTATGTCGACCTGGTGCACGGCAGTACCATAGATATCGCCATTTCCCCGCAACAGGCGACCATTTCCGCCCTGCTGACCCATGTGCGCAAAGGCGCCATAGATAATGTGTACAGCTTGCGCGGCGGCGCCGCCGAGGCGATAGAAATCGTTGCCAAAGGAGATGAGCACTCTTCCAAGGTGGTGGGACGTGAAATCAAAAGCATTAAGCTGCCGCCGGGAACGACTATCGGCGCTATCGTGCGGGGAGATACGGTTTTAATCGCCCACTCCAATACCATGATACTGGAAGAAGACCATGTGATCCTGTTCCTGGTTAATAAGCGTTATATTTCCGATGTTGAAAAGCTGTTCCAGGTCGGGGCAATTTACTTTTAA
- the rsmB gene encoding 16S rRNA (cytosine(967)-C(5))-methyltransferase RsmB, whose translation MNIRALAAKCTFAVIDQGRSLADELPRLQAKVEGKDKGLLQEITYGVLRYLPELEFDVRQLMAKPLTGKQRVCHFLILVGIYQIKYTRIPDHAAVSETVAATGPLKNRHLKGLINGVLRNYQRKQESSDAESENKPDSVRYNHPGWLLKKLQAAYPEQWQVILAANQQKPPMWLRVNKKHHSLEDYQQQLAAAEIGYNEPEIRSGAIPLTSPVDVNRLPGFTDGDVSVQDGAAQQAARLLGSQSGDHVLDCCAAPGGKTCHILEYTQDLGSVTAIDIEESRLVRVRENLERLKLDAKVIAADAAKPDTWWDNQLFDRILLDAPCSGTGVIRRHPDIKWLRKASDIPTLTVLQQQILKNIWSLLKPGGTLIYATCSILPEENCEQIKQFITENSDAELIPLPEAADSPQPGWQILPGDAGMDGFYYAKLMKKA comes from the coding sequence ATGAATATCAGAGCACTCGCCGCCAAATGTACCTTTGCGGTTATCGATCAGGGGCGCAGCCTGGCGGATGAACTGCCCAGGCTACAGGCCAAAGTTGAAGGTAAAGACAAGGGCCTGCTGCAGGAAATCACCTATGGGGTGTTAAGATACCTGCCGGAGCTGGAATTTGACGTACGCCAGCTGATGGCCAAGCCGCTCACCGGCAAACAAAGGGTTTGCCATTTCCTGATTTTAGTGGGCATCTACCAGATCAAATATACCCGCATCCCGGATCATGCGGCGGTCAGTGAAACCGTCGCCGCCACCGGGCCGTTGAAAAACCGCCATTTAAAGGGCCTGATCAACGGGGTATTGCGTAATTACCAGCGCAAGCAGGAAAGTTCCGATGCCGAAAGCGAAAACAAACCGGACAGCGTGCGCTACAATCACCCCGGCTGGCTGCTGAAAAAACTGCAGGCCGCCTACCCGGAGCAGTGGCAGGTTATCTTGGCAGCCAATCAGCAAAAGCCACCTATGTGGCTCAGGGTCAATAAAAAACACCATAGCCTTGAAGACTACCAGCAGCAACTTGCCGCGGCAGAAATCGGCTATAACGAGCCGGAAATCCGCTCAGGCGCTATTCCTTTGACCTCACCTGTGGATGTTAACCGCCTGCCGGGTTTTACCGATGGCGATGTTTCCGTGCAGGACGGGGCTGCCCAGCAAGCCGCCCGACTGCTTGGCAGCCAAAGCGGCGATCACGTACTCGACTGCTGCGCCGCCCCCGGCGGTAAAACCTGCCATATCCTGGAATATACCCAAGATCTGGGTTCGGTAACCGCCATCGATATAGAAGAAAGCCGTTTAGTCCGGGTCAGGGAAAACCTGGAACGGTTAAAGCTCGATGCTAAAGTTATAGCCGCCGACGCCGCCAAACCGGACACCTGGTGGGACAATCAGCTATTCGACCGTATCCTGCTCGACGCCCCCTGCTCCGGCACCGGGGTGATCCGCCGTCACCCGGACATCAAATGGCTGAGAAAAGCCAGCGATATTCCCACCCTGACGGTGTTACAACAGCAAATATTAAAAAACATATGGTCTTTGCTTAAACCCGGTGGTACCTTGATTTACGCCACTTGCAGCATTCTTCCCGAGGAAAACTGCGAGCAGATAAAGCAATTTATCACAGAAAACAGCGATGCCGAACTTATCCCCCTGCCGGAAGCTGCCGACAGCCCACAGCCCGGCTGGCAGATTTTACCCGGCGATGCGGGCATGGACGGCTTTTATTACGCAAAATTAATGAAAAAAGCTTAA